From one Populus alba chromosome 17, ASM523922v2, whole genome shotgun sequence genomic stretch:
- the LOC118038551 gene encoding serine/threonine-protein kinase-like protein ACR4: MGNWNHSVRDFLIRVLMTSKRNCGFVVQFVVLSDLWWLVSGLGSMSSIAISYGEKGPAFCGIKSDGSHLVNCYGSNSAIIHETPAYFPFIGLTAGDGFVCGLLLESNRPYCWGSSGYLRPGVPQPMMEEAEYVEISAGDYHLCGLRKPLTGRRRNLSLVDCWGYNMTRNHVFDGQIQSISAGSDFNCGLFSENRTVFCWGDQASSRVISLIPQEMRFQKIAAGGYHVCGILEGVDSRAFCWGRSLDLQEEISVISAAYLNQGNVDLPPSDPLLSVVGGKFHACGIKSSDREVICWGYIVKPSTPTPAGIKVYEIAAGNYFTCGILAEKSLQPVCWGLGFPSSLPLAVSPGLCKTTPCPPGSFEFVGASTPCTSPGSRACLSCSNGCPAEMYQKTKCNSKSDRQCDYNCSSCYSSECFSNCSSLYSNNAKEKNRFWSLQLPVIIAEIGFAMFLVVIVTTTAILYVRYRLRNCQCSAKQSKTKKNSGSGSSVSKDNGRIRPYMDEIKLRRAQMFTYEELEKATSGFKEESLVGKGSFSCVYKGVLRNGTLVAVKKAIVCSDKQKNSKEFHTELDLLSRLNHAHLLNLLGYCEEGGERLLVYEFMAHGSLHQHLHGKNPALKEQLNWVRRVTIAVQAARGIEYLHGYACPPVIHRDIKSSNILIDEEHNARVSDFGLSLLGPANSSSPLAELPAGTLGYLDPEYYRLHYLTTKSDVYSFGVLLLEILSGRKAIDMQYEEGNIVEWAVPLIKAGDISAILDPVLKPPSDPEALKRIANVACKCVRMRGKERPSMDKVTTALERALAQLMGSPSHDQPILPTEVVLGSSRLHKKSSQRSSNRSAVSETDVVEGEDQRIEFRAPSWITFPSVTSSQGRKSSASDADVDGKTSTRNLGYVANAGDGLRSLEEEIGPASPQERLFLQHNF, encoded by the coding sequence ATGGGGAATTGGAACCATTCTGTTAGAGATTTCCTTATTAGGGTCTTGATGACTAGCAAACGGAATTGTGGATTTGTGGTTCAATTTGTTGTTCTATCAGATTTATGGTGGCTAGTCTCAGGTTTAGGCTCCATGTCTTCCATTGCCATTTCTTATGGTGAGAAAGGTCCTGCCTTTTGTGGCATAAAATCAGATGGGTCTCATCTTGTGAATTGTTATGGATCAAATTCAGCTATAATCCATGAAACTCCAgcttattttcctttcattggTCTAACTGCTGGAGATGGCTTTGTTTGTGGGCTTCTGTTGGAATCTAACCGACCGTATTGTTGGGGAAGTAGTGGCTATCTTCGACCAGGTGTGCCTCAGCCTATGATGGAAGAGGCTGAGTATGTTGAAATCAGTGCTGGTGATTACCATTTATGTGGTTTGAGAAAGCCTTTAACAGGCAGGCGTAGAAACCTTTCTCTTGTTGACTGTTGGGGTTACAACATGACAAGGAACCATGTGTTTGATGGGCAGATTCAATCAATCTCAGCTGGTTCTGACTTTAATTGTGGATTGTTTTCCGAGAACAGGACTGTTTTCTGCTGGGGTGATCAGGCTAGTAGCCGTGTAATCAGCTTGATTCCTCAAGAAATGAGATTTCAAAAGATTGCAGCTGGTGGATATCATGTTTGTGGGATTCTAGAGGGGGTGGATTCAAGAGCCTTCTGTTGGGGAAGGAGCTTGGACCTTCAAGAAGAGATTTCTGTGATATCAGCAGCATATTTGAATCAAGGAAATGTTGATTTGCCTCCGAGTGATCCTCTGCTGTCTGTCGTAGGAGGAAAGTTCCATGCTTGTGGAATCAAGAGTTCCGACCGCGAGGTGATTTGTTGGGGCTATATTGTAAAGCCAAGCACTCCGACTCCTGCTGGCATTAAGGTCTACGAAATAGCTGCTGGAAACTACTTCACTTGTGGAATTCTTGCCGAGAAATCTCTCCAACCTGTTTGCTGGGGTCTTGGGTTCCCTAGCTCTCTTCCCCTAGCTGTTTCACCTGGACTCTGCAAAACTACTCCTTGCCCTCCCGGTTCCTTTGAATTTGTTGGTGCCAGCACACCGTGCACATCTCCAGGCTCCCGTGCTTGCTTGTCTTGCAGTAATGGTTGTCCTGCTGAAATGTACCAGAAAACCAAATGCAATTCGAAATCAGATCGTCAGTGTGATTATAATTGTTCCAGTTGTTATTCATCAGAATGCTTCTCAAACTGTTCTTCTTTGTATTCCAATAATGCTAAAGAAAAGAACAGGTTTTGGTCATTGCAATTGCCAGTCATTATTGCGGAGATTGGCTTTGCTATGTTCTTGGTGGTGATTGTGACAACAACTGCTATTTTGTATGTTCGCTATAGGTTGAGGAACTGTCAATGCTCGGCAAAACAATCAAAGACCAAGAAAAACAGTGGTAGCGGTTCTTCAGTTTCTAAAGATAACGGAAGAATCCGCCCCTACATGGATGAGATCAAGTTAAGGAGGGCACAGATGTTCACTTATGAGGAACTTGAGAAGGCCACCAGCGGATTCAAGGAAGAATCCCTAGTGGGAAAAGGAAGTTTCTCATGTGTTTATAAGGGGGTTTTAAGGAATGGGACACTTGTTGCAGTGAAGAAGGCAATAGTGTGTTCAGATAAGCAGAAAAACTCGAAAGAATTCCACACCGAGCTTGATCTGCTATCAAGACTAAACCATGCTCATTTGCTCAACTTGCTTGGCTATTGTGAAGAAGGTGGAGAAAGGCTTCTGGTTTACGAATTCATGGCTCATGGATCCTTGCACCAGCATCTTCATGGAAAGAACCCTGCCTTGAAAGAGCAATTGAATTGGGTTCGAAGGGTTACCATTGCAGTACAAGCAGCTAGGGGAATTGAGTACTTGCATGGTTACGCTTGCCCACCCGTAATTCATCGAGACATCAAATCTTCAAACATTCTCATTGATGAAGAACACAACGCCAGAGTGTCTGATTTTGGCCTTTCTTTGTTAGGGCCAGCTAATAGTAGCTCGCCGTTGGCTGAGCTACCTGCAGGAACTCTTGGCTACCTTGATCCTGAGTACTATAGGCTTCACTACCTCACAACCAAATCCGACGTTTATAGCTTTGGCGTGTTACTCCTGGAAATCCTCAGTGGCCGAAAGGCCATAGATATGCAATACGAAGAAGGAAATATAGTCGAATGGGCAGTTCCCCTGATCAAAGCAGGAGATATATCAGCCATATTGGACCCAGTTTTGAAGCCTCCCTCCGATCCTGAAGCTTTGAAAAGGATTGCAAATGTGGCTTGCAAGTGTGTCAGAATGAGGGGGAAGGAAAGGCCATCCATGGATAAAGTAACAACAGCTTTGGAACGTGCCCTTGCACAACTGATGGGCAGTCCAAGTCATGACCAACCAATATTGCCAACCGAAGTTGTTCTTGGAAGCAGTAGATTGCACAAGAAATCCTCTCAAAGATCTTCAAACCGATCAGCGGTCTCAGAAACTGATGTTGTAGAAGGAGAAGACCAAAGGATCGAGTTCCGAGCGCCGTCGTGGATAACTTTTCCTAGTGTTACTTCCTCCCAAGGGAGAAAGTCTTCAGCCTCCGATGCAGATGTCGATGGTAAAACCTCAACAAGAAATTTAGGCTATGTTGCAAACGCCGGGGATGGGTTGAGGAGTTTGGAGGAAGAGATTGGACCTGCTTCACCTCAAGAAAGATTGTTCTTGCAGCATAACTTCTGA